CGAGCCTGCCGGCGTTCGAGGCGGTCGCGGTCGGCTACGGCAACATCATGGTCGACATCCAGGCGGAGGTGATCAGGTCGGTGCCGCTGCTCACGCGCCTCGGCGCGGCCGAGAGGCCGTACCCGACGCTCGCGCTGGAGGCCGTCAGGGTGCTGCAGACGCGGGTCGAGGCCATCCGGCCCGGCACGAGCTATGTCGTGCGCGCGGGCGCGGCGTCCCAGCAGGCGCGCGGCTTCGGCGTCTCGACCACCGGAATCTACGGGATCGGCATCGGCGAGGTGCGGATCGACACCGATCCCTACGGCCGCGTCTTCCTGTTCGACAGCGGCCACAAGCCGGAGCGCTACGTCTCGGCCGGCGCGGTCCTCGCCGGCACGGTCGACAAGGCCAAGCTCGAGGGCCACGTCGTCCTCATCGGCAGCAGCGCGCCGGCGCTCCGCGACGTGCGCAACACGCCGGTGAGCGCCGGCATCTCGGGCACCGAGGTCCACGCGCAGCTGATCGAGCAGATGATCCTGGCGTGGCAGGGGCCGGCGATGGCCTCGGCGCCGGACACGCCGCCGGCGGTCCGCGAGATGGCGCGGCGCCCGTTCCTGATCCGGCCGGACTTCGCGAGCGGCGCGGAGATCGTCTATCTGCTCGTGGCCGGGTTGGTGTTCGTGCTGCTGCTGCCGAGGCTGCGCGCCGGCCCGATGGCGGTGGTCGCGGCCGGCGGCGTCGGCGTCGCCCTCGTGGTGCCGTGGCTGCTGTACGACCGGATCGGCGCGCTGTTCGATCCGGTCTATCCGGCCGGGACCCTGGCGGCGATGTACGTGGTCGGCTCGGCCGCCGGCTTCATGCGCACCGAGGCCGAGCGCGCCCAGATCCGGGGCGCCTTCGGCCTGTACCTGTCGCCCGACGTCGTCGAGGAGCTGGCGCGCCATCCCGACCGGCTCAAGCTCGGCGGCGAGGTCCGCGAGCTGACCGTCATGTTCACCGATCTGCGCGGCTTCACGACGATCTCCGAACAGTTCGACCCGCCGGGCCTGACGCGGTTCATGAACCGCTTCCTGACGCCGATGACGGACATCATCCTCGCCCACCGCGGCACGGTCGACAAATACATGGGCGACGCGATCATGGCGTTCTGGAACGCGCCGCTCGACGTGTCCGACCACGCGGCCAAGGCCTGCGTCTCGGCGCTCGCGATGCAGGCGCGGCTGCGCGACCTCAACGTCGAATGGCGCCGCGAGGCGCACGAGGAGGGCCGCAACCACATCCCCGTCAACATCGGCATCGGTCTCAACAGCGGCCGCGCGTCGGTCGGCAATTTCGGATCGGACCAGCGCTTCACCTACACCGGCATCGGCGACGACGTGAACCTCGCGTCGCGGCTCGAGGGCCAGTGCAAGACCTACGGGGTCGGGATCATCGTCGGCGACGACACCCGCGAGGCGGCTCCGGATTTCGCCTACGTCGAGCTCGATCTGATCAAGGTGAAGGGCAAGACCGAGCCGGAGCGGATCCACGCGCTGGTCGGGGACGCGGCGATGCGCCACGACGAGGCGTTCCGCGACCTTCTGGTGGCGCACGAGGAGTTCCTCGGCGAGTACCGGCTGGGCGAGTTCGCCGCCGCGCGCGCGCGCGTGCCGGCGCTGCGGACGCTGGCGGAGGCGGCGGGCTGGACGTCGCAGTACTACGCCCATATGGCGCAGCGGCTGCGCGCGCTCGAGGACGATCCGCCGCCGGCCTGGGACGGCGTGCACGTGGCGCAGGAGAAATGACCGACATGTCAGCGCAGGACGGCCGGCTCGCGGCCATCGAAGCGATCGTGTGCCGCGAGGTCGGCCGCGGCGCCGAGCCGTTGATGGCGGCGACCCGCGGCGAGCTGGCGGCGGCGGCGAAGGCCATCGCCGGCGCGCCCGCGCCGCGCATCGGGATCATCACCGGCTTCTTCGTCGTGCCGCCGCGGCTCGATCCGGCGATGGCAGAGACCGACGGCCCCGTGGGCGCCGCCCATCTCGCGGCCGGCTTCGCCGCCGCCGGCTGGCCGGTCCGCGTCGCCACCGACGCGCCCTGCGCGAACGCCGTCGCCGCCGCGCTGCGCGGCGCCGGGGCCGCGCCGGCGGTCGGCCTCGACATCGTTGCCGGGGAGGGTGACGTCGCGGCGTCGATCGCGGCCGTCGCGGCGGGCTGGCGCGCCGCGGGGATC
The genomic region above belongs to Rhodospirillales bacterium and contains:
- a CDS encoding adenylate/guanylate cyclase domain-containing protein, producing the protein MAFALPALILVAALGLRVADPSALQRLRDYAFDTFQRTSPRPWAAEVLPVRIVDIDDSALARHGQWPWPRDLVARLVDALSEAGATVIVFDVLFSEPDGKSPSRFVEEVKAATDAETAARFAAAARDNDATLAEAIARSGRVVIAFAEDQTVGGGGGRLPKALHTVVVNGRDEDWRPFVRHVPAATPSLPAFEAVAVGYGNIMVDIQAEVIRSVPLLTRLGAAERPYPTLALEAVRVLQTRVEAIRPGTSYVVRAGAASQQARGFGVSTTGIYGIGIGEVRIDTDPYGRVFLFDSGHKPERYVSAGAVLAGTVDKAKLEGHVVLIGSSAPALRDVRNTPVSAGISGTEVHAQLIEQMILAWQGPAMASAPDTPPAVREMARRPFLIRPDFASGAEIVYLLVAGLVFVLLLPRLRAGPMAVVAAGGVGVALVVPWLLYDRIGALFDPVYPAGTLAAMYVVGSAAGFMRTEAERAQIRGAFGLYLSPDVVEELARHPDRLKLGGEVRELTVMFTDLRGFTTISEQFDPPGLTRFMNRFLTPMTDIILAHRGTVDKYMGDAIMAFWNAPLDVSDHAAKACVSALAMQARLRDLNVEWRREAHEEGRNHIPVNIGIGLNSGRASVGNFGSDQRFTYTGIGDDVNLASRLEGQCKTYGVGIIVGDDTREAAPDFAYVELDLIKVKGKTEPERIHALVGDAAMRHDEAFRDLLVAHEEFLGEYRLGEFAAARARVPALRTLAEAAGWTSQYYAHMAQRLRALEDDPPPAWDGVHVAQEK